In Ruminiclostridium papyrosolvens DSM 2782, the following proteins share a genomic window:
- a CDS encoding cysteine desulfurase family protein translates to MIYLDNSATTPVAQEVFEAMIPYLTTEYGNPSGKYYELAIRAKEAVEQARINVANLINAKPEEIIFTSGATESTNMIIKGVSDYKKYYEKKGNHIITTKVEHKATINTCKFLNGEIYSNSDATFLIGGKPLKVDRGFEVTFLDVNNCGQIEIEDFEDAIKDKTILASIIWGNNEIGSLNDISTLYQVCKNHSVLFHTDATQVVGKLGIDVKDIPVDFMSFSAHKLYGPKGIGAAYIKSDDYGIPPFSALLHGGEQESGMRGSTLAVHNIVGFGKAAEIALREREAKNKFYKELDEKIIKIISDLPNIKIIGDLENRIPGVYSIIVDKKDFNNERFLKKIGNRIALSSGSACTAGQPSHVLKAIGLGEYTGKVLRISVSYLVNENDIGELLSIINRL, encoded by the coding sequence ATGATTTATCTTGATAATAGCGCAACAACGCCAGTTGCACAAGAAGTGTTTGAAGCAATGATCCCTTATCTTACAACAGAATATGGTAATCCATCTGGCAAATACTACGAACTTGCAATTAGAGCAAAAGAAGCAGTGGAACAAGCAAGAATAAATGTTGCTAACTTAATTAATGCAAAACCTGAAGAAATCATATTTACCTCTGGTGCAACAGAGAGTACTAATATGATCATCAAAGGTGTTTCTGATTATAAAAAGTATTATGAAAAAAAAGGTAACCATATTATTACGACTAAGGTTGAACATAAGGCTACAATAAATACTTGTAAGTTTTTAAATGGTGAAATTTATTCGAATAGTGATGCTACCTTTTTAATAGGGGGAAAACCATTAAAAGTTGATCGCGGATTTGAAGTAACATTTTTAGATGTTAATAATTGCGGGCAAATAGAGATTGAGGATTTTGAGGATGCTATTAAGGATAAAACTATTCTTGCATCAATTATTTGGGGTAATAACGAGATAGGTTCTTTAAATGATATATCAACATTATATCAAGTTTGCAAAAACCACAGTGTTCTTTTTCATACAGATGCAACACAGGTTGTTGGAAAGCTTGGTATTGATGTAAAAGATATACCGGTTGATTTTATGTCTTTTTCTGCACACAAGTTGTATGGTCCCAAAGGTATAGGCGCTGCTTATATAAAATCGGATGATTATGGAATCCCTCCTTTTTCAGCTCTTTTACATGGTGGAGAACAGGAAAGTGGTATGCGTGGCAGCACATTAGCAGTACATAATATTGTTGGATTTGGCAAGGCTGCCGAAATTGCATTGCGAGAACGAGAAGCTAAGAATAAGTTTTATAAAGAACTTGATGAAAAGATCATCAAAATCATTAGTGATTTACCTAACATAAAAATAATTGGTGACTTAGAAAATAGGATACCTGGTGTTTATAGTATTATTGTGGATAAAAAAGACTTTAACAATGAAAGGTTTCTCAAAAAAATAGGTAATAGAATTGCTTTATCAAGTGGTTCGGCTTGCACTGCAGGTCAACCTTCTCATGTGCTAAAAGCAATTGGACTTGGTGAATATACAGGAAAGGTTTTAAGAATTTCTGTCAGTTATTTAGTAAACGAAAATGATATAGGTGAGTTGTTAAGTATAATTAATCGCTTATAG
- a CDS encoding DndE family protein, giving the protein MRVVFRLKTSKKTEQIFKELESRTHLKPFTLVKHAIAWSVKEDTSVADFKSDSLGLELNRQTITGDYDIYFKVLIEQVENRQINEDDYFPFFVKAHIDRGALILLDMYNHAGSLDRYIKQTLGVGDTV; this is encoded by the coding sequence ATGAGAGTGGTTTTTAGACTGAAAACATCAAAAAAAACAGAGCAAATCTTCAAAGAACTTGAAAGTCGTACACATTTAAAACCATTCACTCTAGTAAAACACGCCATTGCTTGGTCAGTGAAAGAAGATACCTCTGTTGCAGATTTTAAATCAGATTCACTGGGACTTGAATTAAATCGTCAAACAATCACTGGTGATTATGATATATATTTTAAGGTTTTAATTGAGCAAGTGGAAAACCGTCAAATCAACGAGGATGATTACTTTCCTTTCTTTGTAAAAGCACATATTGATAGAGGCGCTTTAATCTTACTCGATATGTATAATCATGCTGGCAGTTTAGACAGGTATATTAAACAAACGCTAGGGGTAGGTGATACTGTATGA
- a CDS encoding AAA family ATPase, producing the protein MKINGIKICNISSFVGVQEFDFTVTDKKSVVLIGGLNGTGKTSLFTAIKLALYGPLCFNYQYNSNIYLSKVKELINHDAFASSEVNAYIEVNLDIPNEREIISYVIKRVWNYDAQKLNEELIVLKAGNILAEDDMIFFQNYLFTILPPNLFDFFFFDGEQIADFFAANNYNTHIKNALLTLCSFDTFELIRKFCDNYVNGGYGTEEVDEVATKYQKITDEIGNVIKNIATLEEEIINKNANITKIQYKKEELENQFKNSGGLREKEISELNKQLKDLERIKNECNLRIKSFVESSMPFIIAKNIVPSITKQLKLEDEMQKYQALVNKLNSQEVFGAIHSTISALSISDINREDFISKLTIAITSSAMPNVDVDNFVYLHDLSKEQQSKVAAVLETIKKFNSNKFIKNIIAKDKASSESMLISKKLRDSMADIDAHEYSLKFSSLTKDEFESKKILESMLQNLEMKKENLVRLQNEKAQLFEQLKSKTKDKNVYELTQRTSMLMNKMVQELTVSKFKEIEINMLSILKKIMRKENFIDLVELDSNFNIYLYKEQTYAHKDLTNLIKNIGHDELAKRIGNTGVQKLLEFFSIDSIAKLKNSLKRTGDQIALFEETPIELYKKIEFNQLSKGEKQVFVLSLYWAIIKVSGNDIPFIIDTPYARIDTEHREQISKEFFPTVSKQVIILSTDEEITEHYYSVMKPFIVKEYLLEYDEANSKTTVSNKYFFKG; encoded by the coding sequence ATGAAGATTAATGGTATAAAAATTTGTAATATAAGCTCATTTGTTGGAGTACAAGAATTTGATTTTACTGTGACAGATAAAAAGAGTGTTGTTCTAATAGGTGGACTAAACGGTACGGGGAAAACATCTCTCTTTACTGCTATTAAACTTGCCCTCTATGGTCCACTTTGTTTTAATTATCAATACAACAGTAATATTTACCTTTCTAAAGTAAAAGAACTAATTAATCACGATGCGTTTGCTTCATCTGAAGTCAATGCTTATATAGAAGTGAACCTCGATATTCCAAATGAACGTGAGATTATTAGTTATGTAATAAAAAGGGTATGGAATTATGATGCCCAAAAGCTTAATGAAGAATTGATAGTTTTAAAAGCTGGGAACATTCTTGCAGAAGATGATATGATTTTCTTCCAAAATTATTTGTTTACAATCTTACCTCCTAATTTATTTGACTTTTTCTTTTTTGATGGTGAGCAGATTGCAGACTTTTTTGCAGCAAATAATTACAACACACATATTAAAAATGCTTTATTAACACTTTGCTCATTCGATACCTTTGAGTTAATTAGAAAATTCTGTGATAACTATGTTAATGGAGGCTATGGTACTGAAGAAGTTGATGAAGTCGCAACAAAATATCAGAAAATAACAGATGAAATTGGAAATGTTATTAAAAACATTGCAACCTTAGAAGAAGAAATTATAAATAAAAATGCAAACATAACAAAAATACAATATAAGAAGGAAGAGCTAGAAAATCAATTTAAAAACTCTGGTGGATTAAGAGAAAAAGAAATAAGTGAGCTTAATAAGCAGTTAAAAGACTTAGAAAGAATTAAAAATGAATGTAATTTGCGAATAAAATCGTTTGTGGAAAGCTCTATGCCTTTTATAATTGCAAAAAATATTGTACCCTCAATAACTAAGCAATTAAAGCTTGAAGATGAAATGCAAAAATACCAAGCTCTAGTTAATAAGCTTAATTCACAAGAGGTTTTTGGCGCTATACACTCAACAATTAGTGCTCTTAGTATATCGGACATAAACAGAGAAGACTTTATAAGTAAACTTACAATTGCTATTACTTCATCGGCAATGCCAAATGTAGATGTAGATAATTTTGTGTATTTGCATGACCTATCAAAAGAGCAACAAAGTAAAGTAGCCGCTGTACTTGAAACAATTAAGAAGTTTAACAGTAACAAGTTTATTAAAAATATAATAGCCAAAGATAAAGCATCTTCAGAATCCATGTTAATAAGTAAAAAGCTTCGTGACTCTATGGCTGATATAGATGCTCATGAATATTCTTTAAAGTTTTCAAGTCTTACCAAGGATGAGTTTGAGAGTAAAAAGATTTTAGAAAGTATGCTGCAGAATCTTGAAATGAAAAAAGAAAATCTAGTACGTCTACAAAATGAAAAAGCGCAACTCTTTGAACAGCTAAAATCTAAGACCAAGGATAAAAACGTTTATGAGCTTACACAAAGAACAAGTATGCTTATGAATAAAATGGTACAGGAGCTAACAGTTTCTAAATTTAAAGAGATTGAAATAAATATGCTATCTATACTAAAAAAGATAATGCGTAAAGAAAATTTTATAGATTTAGTTGAACTTGATAGTAATTTTAATATTTACCTTTATAAAGAACAAACATATGCCCACAAAGATCTTACTAATCTGATTAAAAACATTGGACATGATGAATTAGCAAAGCGTATAGGAAATACCGGGGTGCAAAAGTTACTTGAATTTTTCAGTATAGATTCAATTGCCAAACTTAAAAATAGTCTGAAGAGAACTGGCGACCAAATAGCATTATTTGAAGAAACCCCTATAGAGCTTTATAAAAAAATCGAATTTAATCAACTTTCTAAGGGAGAAAAACAAGTTTTTGTTTTATCTCTATATTGGGCAATTATCAAGGTTTCAGGTAATGATATTCCATTTATAATTGATACTCCTTATGCTCGTATAGATACAGAACATAGAGAGCAAATTTCAAAGGAGTTTTTTCCAACCGTAAGTAAACAGGTAATTATACTTTCAACTGATGAGGAAATTACAGAGCATTATTACTCCGTAATGAAGCCTTTTATTGTAAAAGAATATCTTCTTGAATATGATGAGGCTAACAGTAAAACTACAGTATCAAACAAATATTTTTTTAAGGGGTGA
- the dndC gene encoding DNA phosphorothioation system sulfurtransferase DndC — MSNSYFNENTLEDLMKEIEYVYLSDNRPWIIGYSGGKDSTVVVHLVYTMLLQLDPQKRHKPVYVVSSDTMVENPLIKEYLSDMITAIGNAAKRDKVPLTCKLVQPDPSNTFWANVIGRGFPTPRLNGSFRWCTDRLKIAPSGTFIENIINKHNSEVVILLGVRKDESITRKKRIEDREIIGKLLNRHETIKDAYVYPPIVELTTEDVWDIISSNNNIAAWGTSNSRIIELYAGADSGECPFAGVSSKNEQTQSCGQSRFGCWICTVVKEDKSLNGFIRSGHRELIPLAEFRKWLISIRDIEANREKKRRDGKVYFTPSGKIGLGPFTWEMRKEILTRLLRLQEQINYELITIPELKAIDKIWDDELDLTRLELVNLYYDVTGKKLPWHDLKKPLFDIPTIEKLSNYAEEYDVPIDLVKNLIFVTTKNKHFSNPKILRGNLEKSLTQQWLHASVLKELEDED; from the coding sequence ATGTCAAATAGCTACTTTAACGAAAACACGCTTGAAGACTTAATGAAAGAAATAGAATACGTATATTTATCAGATAACCGTCCTTGGATAATTGGCTATAGTGGAGGCAAGGATTCAACTGTCGTTGTGCATTTAGTTTATACAATGCTATTGCAACTTGACCCTCAAAAACGTCACAAGCCTGTTTATGTTGTGTCATCAGATACTATGGTTGAAAATCCGCTAATAAAAGAGTATCTTTCAGATATGATTACCGCTATTGGAAATGCGGCAAAAAGAGATAAGGTACCATTAACATGTAAGTTAGTACAGCCTGATCCATCAAATACATTTTGGGCAAATGTGATAGGCCGTGGTTTTCCAACTCCAAGGTTAAATGGGTCATTTAGATGGTGTACAGATAGACTGAAAATAGCTCCAAGTGGCACTTTTATTGAGAATATAATTAATAAACATAATTCAGAGGTTGTAATACTTCTTGGCGTACGAAAAGACGAAAGTATTACAAGAAAAAAAAGGATTGAAGATAGAGAAATAATTGGTAAACTGCTTAATCGGCATGAAACTATTAAGGATGCGTATGTTTACCCTCCTATTGTTGAGCTTACAACAGAGGATGTATGGGATATTATATCATCCAACAATAATATAGCTGCTTGGGGAACAAGTAATTCTCGTATTATAGAACTTTACGCAGGCGCAGATAGTGGTGAATGTCCTTTTGCCGGAGTATCTAGTAAAAATGAACAAACTCAGAGCTGTGGGCAATCAAGATTCGGTTGTTGGATTTGCACTGTTGTAAAAGAGGACAAGTCACTCAATGGGTTTATTCGATCAGGGCATAGAGAACTTATTCCTCTTGCTGAGTTTAGAAAATGGCTAATTTCAATTAGAGATATTGAAGCTAACAGAGAAAAAAAACGGCGTGATGGTAAAGTATATTTTACCCCGAGTGGCAAGATTGGTCTCGGACCATTCACATGGGAAATGCGTAAAGAAATTTTAACAAGACTTTTGAGATTGCAAGAACAAATTAATTATGAGCTTATCACAATTCCAGAGCTTAAAGCTATAGATAAAATTTGGGATGATGAACTTGACCTTACACGCTTAGAATTGGTCAATTTATATTATGATGTGACTGGTAAAAAGCTGCCATGGCACGACCTTAAGAAGCCATTGTTTGATATACCTACAATTGAAAAACTTAGTAATTATGCAGAGGAATATGATGTACCCATTGATTTAGTAAAAAATTTGATTTTTGTGACAACCAAAAACAAGCATTTTTCAAACCCCAAAATTCTTAGGGGTAATTTAGAAAAGTCTTTGACTCAGCAATGGTTGCACGCCAGTGTTTTAAAGGAGCTTGAAGATGAAGATTAA
- a CDS encoding helix-turn-helix domain-containing protein — protein sequence MSFSDNLKKLRKQYKYSQEYLAEKLKTTQQNISLYERGLVAPNIETLTQLADCFRVSVDYLIDYKKDPNHTGLSQEAIDLLKIFDELPHNKKVTSIEILRVLKDTSEREL from the coding sequence ATGAGCTTTTCAGATAATTTGAAAAAACTCAGAAAACAATATAAGTACTCACAGGAGTATTTAGCTGAAAAGTTAAAAACCACTCAGCAAAATATTAGTCTTTATGAGAGGGGTCTAGTTGCCCCGAATATTGAAACCTTAACACAGTTAGCTGACTGTTTTAGGGTTTCGGTTGATTATCTAATAGATTATAAAAAAGACCCGAATCATACGGGATTGTCTCAAGAAGCTATTGATTTGCTTAAAATATTCGATGAACTTCCACATAACAAAAAGGTAACATCAATAGAAATTTTGAGAGTATTAAAAGATACATCGGAGAGAGAGTTGTAA
- a CDS encoding phosphoadenosine phosphosulfate reductase family protein, giving the protein MICKICSQKIEEGLGYGKGKIYCKECYEKKREFIKSRKYKLELLKSLPLDLKIIKTKILIQEAFDIYGSNIYVSYSGGKDSTVLSHLVRQLQPNILHIFSNTTCEYPETLQHINWEKEHNGMNILIVKPYDKYKKPWNFKRVVKEDGFPMYSKDVANAIRTYRRAKSDKTRQNSIDYITRRFKRFLSYKDLNISDKCCEKLKKTPIKQAARKLGMQCAILGILAEESRQRELDWMNYGCNVFNVKKDNQCKPLSFWTENDIYEYIELYNLKISKLYEMGYERNGCMFCGFGIEYDYNQGKNRYERLSITHPKMHKYLLNNFKDILDECNITY; this is encoded by the coding sequence ATGATATGCAAAATTTGCAGTCAAAAAATTGAAGAAGGTCTTGGTTATGGCAAAGGCAAAATATATTGCAAAGAATGCTATGAAAAAAAGCGAGAGTTTATAAAAAGTAGGAAGTACAAGCTAGAATTACTAAAATCTCTACCTCTAGACTTAAAGATTATTAAAACAAAGATTCTTATACAGGAAGCTTTTGATATATATGGTTCCAACATTTATGTATCATACTCAGGTGGTAAGGACTCAACAGTATTATCCCATTTAGTTCGACAGTTACAACCTAATATACTACATATTTTTTCAAACACAACCTGTGAGTATCCTGAAACATTACAGCATATTAATTGGGAAAAAGAGCATAATGGTATGAATATTCTTATTGTTAAGCCTTACGATAAATATAAAAAGCCCTGGAATTTCAAGAGAGTTGTAAAAGAAGATGGATTTCCGATGTATTCTAAAGATGTTGCAAATGCTATCAGGACTTATCGACGTGCAAAATCTGATAAAACACGTCAAAATTCTATTGACTATATTACAAGAAGATTTAAACGTTTTTTAAGTTACAAAGACCTAAATATTTCAGATAAATGTTGTGAGAAACTAAAGAAAACACCAATTAAGCAAGCTGCAAGAAAGCTGGGTATGCAGTGTGCAATTTTAGGTATATTAGCTGAAGAAAGTCGGCAGAGAGAACTGGATTGGATGAACTATGGTTGCAATGTATTTAATGTAAAAAAAGACAATCAGTGTAAGCCCCTATCGTTTTGGACAGAAAATGATATATATGAATATATAGAACTATACAATTTAAAAATTTCAAAGCTCTATGAAATGGGTTATGAGCGTAACGGCTGCATGTTTTGCGGTTTTGGTATTGAATACGATTATAATCAAGGCAAGAATAGATATGAACGTTTATCAATAACCCATCCAAAAATGCATAAATATCTACTCAACAATTTTAAAGATATACTTGACGAGTGTAATATTACATATTGA
- a CDS encoding recombinase family protein encodes MPGVRRTVSVIPADPSYNIHNRAEEIRLRVAAYCRVSTELEEQQSSYQAQVDHYTRAIQTNPKWIFAGIYADEGISGTNTKKRVEFNRMIEDCMAGRIDMIITKSISRFARNTLDCISYIRQLRERNIAVYFEKENINTLDGAGELLITILGSLAQEESRSLSTNTRWGVVHRFQQGKIYVNHNKFLGYTKNENGDLVIVPEEAVLVKRIFRLYLEGESIINIKKKLEEEGITTVTGREKWSTSVIDKMLSNEKYMGDALLQKTYTVDYLTKKRVKNNGIVPQYYVEDSHEAIIPKPLYYRVQEEKSRRAELHKGKKGKAKYSSQFALTEILTCAECGSHYRRTTWAKNGKKQIVWRCINRLEHGTKVCQYSPTLKEKSVEVTVMEVINSVINGHRKFTDTLKGNILTAINEKTELPLQKSIDERLYTLQEQLLQYVELNAKADSGSNAYDTKFEQISKKISVLQKKKKEFIEKEKLRANYEQRVDDISQFLDSSNGITQFDNELVRRLIQSINVVSKEKVIVQFKSGKVVESSLL; translated from the coding sequence ATGCCGGGAGTAAGAAGAACAGTATCCGTAATACCAGCAGATCCCTCATATAATATTCATAATCGTGCAGAAGAAATAAGGCTCAGGGTTGCTGCTTATTGCCGTGTCAGTACCGAGCTTGAGGAACAGCAGTCAAGCTATCAGGCACAAGTGGATCACTACACAAGAGCAATACAGACAAATCCCAAGTGGATATTTGCAGGGATATATGCGGACGAGGGTATAAGCGGAACAAATACCAAAAAGCGTGTAGAATTCAACCGGATGATAGAGGACTGCATGGCAGGAAGAATCGACATGATAATAACCAAATCCATTAGCCGCTTTGCGAGAAATACGCTTGACTGTATTTCATATATAAGACAGCTAAGGGAAAGAAACATCGCAGTATACTTTGAAAAAGAGAATATAAACACCTTGGACGGAGCAGGAGAGCTTTTAATTACCATTCTCGGAAGCCTTGCACAGGAGGAGAGCCGTTCATTAAGCACCAATACCAGATGGGGTGTTGTCCATCGTTTTCAGCAAGGGAAAATATATGTTAACCATAACAAATTTTTAGGCTATACCAAAAATGAAAATGGAGATTTGGTTATAGTACCGGAGGAGGCTGTTCTTGTTAAAAGGATATTCAGACTGTACCTTGAGGGAGAAAGTATCATAAACATAAAGAAAAAGCTTGAGGAGGAAGGAATAACGACAGTTACGGGACGAGAAAAATGGTCAACCTCTGTAATAGACAAAATGCTGAGCAATGAAAAATATATGGGGGATGCTTTGCTGCAGAAAACCTATACTGTAGACTATCTAACAAAAAAGCGGGTAAAAAACAATGGAATTGTTCCTCAGTACTACGTGGAGGACAGCCATGAAGCAATAATACCAAAGCCTCTGTATTATCGTGTACAGGAGGAAAAATCACGCCGTGCAGAGCTTCATAAAGGAAAGAAAGGAAAAGCAAAATACAGCTCGCAGTTTGCATTGACAGAAATCTTAACATGTGCTGAATGCGGAAGCCATTATCGTAGGACGACTTGGGCAAAAAACGGAAAGAAACAGATAGTATGGCGATGTATAAATCGATTAGAGCATGGAACCAAGGTGTGCCAGTATTCTCCTACACTTAAGGAAAAAAGCGTAGAAGTGACGGTCATGGAGGTAATAAACTCAGTAATAAATGGACATAGGAAGTTTACAGATACCCTCAAGGGAAATATATTAACTGCTATAAACGAAAAAACTGAGCTACCTTTACAAAAAAGCATAGATGAACGACTTTATACCTTGCAAGAACAGCTGCTTCAATATGTGGAGCTCAATGCAAAAGCAGATTCTGGTAGTAACGCATATGATACTAAATTCGAGCAAATATCAAAGAAAATATCCGTCCTGCAAAAGAAGAAAAAGGAGTTTATAGAGAAAGAAAAGCTAAGAGCAAATTATGAACAAAGGGTAGATGATATATCACAATTCCTTGACAGCAGTAATGGAATTACTCAATTTGATAATGAGCTTGTACGTAGGCTTATTCAAAGTATTAACGTAGTGTCTAAGGAAAAGGTGATTGTGCAATTTAAGTCGGGGAAAGTGGTTGAAAGTAGTTTATTATAG
- a CDS encoding recombinase family protein: MQRHMPLGYKITDGKITVDKEKADIVRRIFLSFTSGKSMMRISQELTESEVPNANGSPSWNHCSVGNILKNIKYIGDEYHPAIITEKDYRTAEKIREEKARHLNHSNNYLANSRTDVYPFSGKLICGECGAIFKRYTEHHNKNKKCNWKCKRYIVNNRVCCRSAVIDDAQLEQAFIDILSKVIKDFKLIYTRCQKSHDIFTDKSKIRKRHDKPEPTYKLGQSCSNPREAVRLLFDKAAEEYMSCSVDDFTYQTNKLKKILNRHTSVETFDGGLFLQTIQHITIYTNGILRFEFINGAAMETTYKSRRKNNKE; encoded by the coding sequence ATGCAAAGACATATGCCGTTAGGCTACAAAATAACAGATGGAAAAATAACAGTTGATAAAGAAAAAGCTGATATAGTAAGGAGAATATTTCTTAGCTTCACATCAGGAAAATCAATGATGAGAATATCTCAGGAGCTTACAGAGAGCGAAGTACCTAATGCAAACGGCAGTCCATCTTGGAATCACTGCTCAGTTGGTAATATACTAAAAAATATAAAATACATCGGTGATGAATACCATCCTGCTATAATAACAGAAAAGGATTACAGAACTGCTGAAAAAATACGAGAGGAAAAGGCAAGACATCTCAATCATAGCAATAATTATCTGGCAAACAGCAGGACAGATGTATACCCTTTTAGCGGTAAACTAATATGCGGAGAATGCGGTGCAATATTTAAGCGGTATACAGAGCATCATAATAAAAATAAGAAATGCAACTGGAAATGCAAGAGATACATTGTAAACAATAGAGTATGCTGCAGAAGTGCTGTTATAGATGATGCACAGCTGGAGCAGGCTTTTATAGATATATTAAGCAAGGTAATAAAGGACTTCAAATTGATATATACAAGGTGCCAGAAGTCACATGACATCTTCACTGATAAATCAAAAATAAGAAAACGGCATGATAAACCTGAACCTACATATAAATTAGGTCAGAGTTGTTCAAACCCAAGAGAAGCAGTAAGGCTGCTGTTTGATAAAGCAGCAGAGGAGTATATGAGCTGTTCAGTGGATGACTTTACATATCAGACCAATAAACTTAAAAAAATACTTAATAGACATACCTCTGTCGAAACCTTCGATGGGGGTTTATTTTTGCAGACAATACAGCATATAACTATATATACCAATGGCATACTACGGTTTGAATTCATAAACGGAGCTGCAATGGAAACAACATATAAATCAAGGAGAAAAAACAATAAGGAGTGA
- a CDS encoding recombinase family protein — protein sequence MPKLTVINPIQNAELKNYERKYRVCAYCRVSSDSKEQLQSLSAQIEHYTSMVQKNLQWQFCGVYADEGISGTCSNKREEFQRLIKDCEAGKIDMVITKSISRWARNTADSIEVIRKLKLLGIGIYFEKENVNTLSAESELILTILSSIAQEESISISRNNRWSCQKRFQNGEWVPSYLPYGYTLEDQSIVIEKTEAEVVQRIFNDYLNGKGAYTIAKELTKDGIPTKRGNSWWSEGTVRDILQNEKYAGDLLLQKTFTTDTIPFLRKRNKGHKQKYLIEDNHEPVISREQDEKVNEIIQYRKAQQKNSETAKYNNRYLFSSKIICGECGGVFIRRMIFKNKPYQYIQWSCGRHIRDIKQCSMKAVREEEVKRAYIKLFNKLKCNSSKILAPLLEGLKKISKDDNERGETAQYNNRISELKEQSQVLNRLRSKGYIDSALFIQKSNNIETELEELRSKRNKVLDNTNVSLEMEQTKQLISIIKAHEGLMEEFDENMFEETVKEITIKSQTQLAFTLKSGLELTEYL from the coding sequence ATGCCCAAGTTAACAGTAATTAATCCTATCCAAAATGCAGAGTTAAAGAATTATGAAAGGAAGTACCGGGTATGTGCCTACTGCCGTGTCAGCTCAGACAGTAAGGAGCAGCTGCAGTCACTTTCGGCACAGATAGAACACTATACGTCAATGGTACAGAAAAATCTCCAGTGGCAGTTCTGTGGCGTCTATGCTGACGAGGGTATCAGCGGTACATGCAGTAACAAACGTGAAGAGTTCCAAAGGTTGATTAAAGACTGCGAAGCAGGAAAAATAGATATGGTTATTACGAAGTCTATATCCAGATGGGCAAGGAATACTGCGGATAGTATTGAAGTAATACGGAAGCTCAAATTACTGGGGATAGGTATATACTTCGAAAAGGAGAATGTAAATACTCTTTCTGCTGAAAGCGAGCTTATACTAACAATACTAAGCTCAATAGCACAGGAGGAGTCAATCTCCATATCCAGAAATAATAGATGGAGCTGCCAGAAGCGTTTCCAAAATGGAGAGTGGGTTCCCTCATATCTTCCTTATGGCTATACGCTGGAAGACCAAAGCATTGTTATAGAAAAAACAGAGGCAGAGGTTGTGCAAAGAATATTTAATGACTATTTAAACGGTAAGGGAGCATACACAATAGCAAAAGAGCTGACTAAGGACGGGATACCGACAAAGCGGGGAAACAGCTGGTGGTCTGAGGGTACAGTAAGAGACATTTTGCAGAACGAAAAGTATGCAGGGGATCTGTTGCTGCAAAAGACATTTACAACTGATACTATTCCATTCCTGCGAAAAAGAAACAAGGGTCATAAGCAAAAGTATCTCATAGAGGACAATCATGAACCTGTAATTTCAAGAGAGCAGGATGAGAAGGTCAATGAAATTATACAGTATCGGAAAGCACAGCAAAAAAACTCTGAAACCGCAAAATACAATAATAGATACCTGTTCAGCAGTAAGATAATATGCGGAGAATGCGGAGGCGTATTTATAAGAAGGATGATATTTAAAAACAAGCCTTACCAGTACATACAGTGGAGCTGCGGAAGACATATAAGGGATATTAAACAATGCAGCATGAAGGCTGTAAGGGAGGAAGAAGTAAAACGGGCATATATAAAGCTGTTCAATAAGTTAAAATGTAACAGTAGTAAAATCCTTGCTCCACTGCTGGAGGGACTGAAAAAAATATCAAAAGATGATAATGAAAGAGGAGAAACAGCACAATACAATAACAGAATAAGTGAATTAAAAGAGCAGAGTCAGGTGTTAAACAGACTAAGGTCTAAGGGATACATCGACTCTGCTCTTTTTATACAGAAAAGCAACAACATAGAAACAGAGCTTGAGGAACTGAGAAGCAAACGGAATAAAGTCCTTGACAATACAAATGTAAGCCTTGAAATGGAACAGACAAAACAGCTTATAAGCATCATCAAAGCACATGAAGGGCTTATGGAAGAGTTTGATGAGAACATGTTCGAAGAAACCGTAAAAGAGATAACCATCAAATCTCAAACACAGCTTGCATTTACACTTAAAAGCGGACTGGAGCTTACAGAATACCTATGA